The Blattabacterium sp. (Cryptocercus kyebangensis) region TTTCCCGATATTTGTATGATACTTTCGTAAGTTTTTTTTTTTAATTTTAATTCCGATATATCCTCTAATATGGGATAATTGACATATTTTTTTGGATAAAAAAAAAGAAAATCTTCGTATGTATGAATATTTAATTCTATTTTGAATAAACGTGCTTTTTTTAAGCTTAATCCTTTTAAATTTTCTATAGATTTTTCTAATATATTATGTAACATTTTTTTTAATTTATATAGTCTATTTTTAATTAAGGATAATAATCAATTCTCTTGTTATTACATAAATAAAAAATACTTAATTTTGTAAAAAAGGACATTTAGCTCAGTTGGTTTAGAGCACTACTTTGACAGAGTAGAGGTCGTCGGTTCAAATCCGATAGTGTCCACTATGATTTTTTATTTCAATTATTTTTTTATATGGTATTAATTACGACAGTTAGAGAAGGAGAATCTATTGATAAAGCTCTAAAAAAATGCAAAAAAAAATTTGATAAAACTCGTATTTTAAAGGATTTTAGAGAAAAACAACAATATATAAAACCTTCTGAAGGAAGAAGAAATGAAATATTACGAGCTATATATAGAGAGAGAATGAGATTAAAAAGAGAAGAATGATAAAATGTAGTAGTTTTTCTAAAAAAAAAAACCATAAATATATTTTTGGATTGATTGGAAAAGGAATTAGTTATTCTTTTTCAAAGAAATTTTTTCTAAAAAAATTTAAAAAAGAATCTATTCTTAAAGTTACTTATGAAATATTCGATATTCCAAATATAGAGGAAGTTTTATCTATTTTTAATAATCCTTATTTAAAAGGATGCAATATTACTATTCCATATAAAAAAAGCATCATTTCTTTTATTACTGAATTAATGCCAGAAGCAAAAATTATTGGATCTGTAAATGTTGTAAAAATTGATAAGGAAAAAAATCGTATTGGATACAATACAGATATTTTAGGTTTTGAATTATCCTTTAAAAAGGATATAAATAAATTATCATATAAAAATCCAAAAGCATTAATTTTAGGAACTGGGGGGGTTTCCAGTTCTATTTCCTTTATTTTAAATAAATTAGGAATATATCATAAATATGTTTCTAGGAAAAAAAATAAAGATTTTTTTGGTTATGAAGAAATTAATCAAGATTTATTAGAAAATTATAAAATTATTATTAATTGTACTCCTTTAGGAACTTATCCAAAAATAAATTTATGTCCTTCTTTACCTTATGAATATATATCTTCTCATCATTATCTCTATGATTTAGTTTATAATCCACCTAAAACTTTATTTTTAAAAAAAGGAGAGGAAAAAGGAGCAATGATTCGAAATGGATTAGAAATGTTTCGTATTCAAGCAGAAGAATCTTGGAAGATATGGAATTCTTGATCTCCATATTAAATTTTTAAAAATGGAATATAAAAAAATCTTTATGTATAGAGCTATTCAATTGGCTAAAAATGGATTAGGGATGACCTCCCCTAATCCTATGGTAGGATGTGTTATAGAAAGAAATGGATTGATCCTTTCAGAAGGATGGCATTATAAAGTAGGTATGTTTCATGCAGAGAAAAATGCTATTAATTTTGTGAAAGATGTATCCTTGTTGGTGGATTCTACACTTTATGTAACATTAGAACCATGTGTTCATTTTGGTAAAACCCCCCCTTGTGTTGATTTAATTATTAAAAATAGGATTCCTAGAGTTGTAATAGGAATAAAAGATCCTTGTGATAAGGTAAATGGATTAGGGATAAAAAAATTAAGGGAATGTGGAATAGAGGTAATAGAAAATGTATTAAAAAATGAATGCCGTTTTTTGAATAAAAGATTTTTTACTTTCTATGAAAAAAATAGACCTTATGTTATATTGAAGTGGGCACAAAGTTATGACGGGTTTATGGATGATTTAATAAAAAAAAATTCATGGATTAGTGGAGTTTATTCTAGACAATTGAGTCATAAATGGAGATCTGAAGAGGATAGTATTTTAGTTGGTAGAAAAACGGTTATCAATGATAATCCAAAATTAGACGTTAGAAAATGGTTTGGAAATAATCCTATTAGAATTGTCCTTGATAGAAATTTAAGTATATCCGATTCTTATTTTGTTTTAGATAGAACGAAATACACAATTATTTTTACAGAGAAAAAAAAAGAAAACCGTAGAAATACAGAATTTGTTCAGATTTCTTTTGATAAAAGAGTAATAAAAAATATCTTAAATTATTTACACAAAAAAAAAATTCTTTCTCTAATTGTGGAGGGAGGTAAAATGACCTTAGAAAGTTTTATAAAAGAAAAAGTTTGGGATGAATCTAGAATTTTTATCTGTAATATTTTTTTGAAAAATGGATTAGAAGCACCTATAATAAGTGGAAAAATTTTAAGAAAAAAGTATATAGAAAAAGATAAATTAGTTATTAAGATTCCATTTTAATGATCTTCTTCTATAAGAAATAGGATTGTATCAATATTATTGGCATAATCATTTAATTTAGGATTTTTTATTTTTCCAAAAGATACTTCATTTGTAAAAATATTTTTTGATACTATACATTGTATATGTTCTCTATTTTTTTTAATAGATATTTTTAAATCGTTTTAATTTTTATAAAATTCGTAGAAAACTACATATATTGGACTATGATAGTCTTTATTTTCTATTAAAAAAATTAGATCATTTTTATGAATAGAATATCTATTCATCGTACGTATAAAAGGAATAAATATTTTTCCAACATTTCTATATCCTATTCCAGAATAAGTTAGTATATCTCTATTTAAAGAGATTAAATCTCTATTATTTTCATTTTTTTTAGTCTATCTATAGATGGTCGTTTTTTTCTAAGAATCATAGGATATTTTCGAAAATAATATTCGAAATAAAGAGCTGGATTATTACTTCCGCTTTCTATAACATAATTATATTTTTCTTTGAAAAAATTTTTAGTAAATTTTATTTTTCAATAAATAATTTATATAAGTAATTTTTTTTCATAAAAATGGAAAAAATAAATTTTATTCCTCGGAAAATTTTATTAAAATACGATTTCCTGATAAAATAACATATAAGAAATCATGAAATACAACTATTTGTATATTACCTGGAATAATTACTAAAACAATTTTTATTGGTTTTTTTTTCAAGAATATTGTTTAATCCAATATTCTATAATTACTTTTCTAAGTATATTTCCCCATTGTTCAATAGTAATTAATAAATATTCTTTTCTAAACCCACTATTGAAAGTTGGAATTTTTTGAATAATATTTTGAAAAGGATAAAAAAATTTTCTAAAATGACTTGAAATATATTTTTCATTTACATAAAATTTCTTAAATTTTCGAAGAAAATGACCTAATTCATCAAAAACTTGAATCATAATATTATTCTATTAATTTAATTAATGAAATTATCTTATTTAATTTAAATGTCTATAAAAATAACAGAGGAATGTATAAATTGTGGAGCTTGCGAATTGGAATGTCCTAATCATGCAATATATGAAGGAGGGAAAAAATGGAGAATATCAGATGGGACATCTAAAGAAAAAACAAAACCTAAAAATCCTAAAAAAAAGGATATTTATTTTATTGTATCAGAAAAATGTACAGAATGTGTTGGTTTTTATGAAGAACCTCAATGTGCAATTATTTGTCCAGTGAATTGTTGTGTATTGGATGAAAATCATTTAGAATCCAAGGATAATCTTCTTAAGAAGAAGAATTTTTTACATGATGGGGTCCATAGAAAATTCTAATATAGAATTTATCGTTCATTTTTTGATCATTTTTTTTTAGATACTATTTATTCTATACATAATAGATTCCCATTAATTAATCCATTTTTTTATTGAGAAAAAAGGGGGCTTTCAATTTCTATTATTTTTTTCATAGTAAAAATACTATTTTTGATAAATATGTAACTAAAGTTAATTATTCAGGAAGTTTGAAATTTCCATAAACATTAGGAATAAAAAAAAGTAATAAAATGAATTGTAATTGGAAATATTTTATTAAAAAGGAATGGAATAAACCTTATTTTCAATCATTATTAAATTTCATTAAAGTAGAATATAGAGATCATATATGTTTTCCAGATAAAAAAAATATTTTTTCCTCTTTCAATTATTGCCCTTTTCAAGAAGTTAAAGTAGTTATCTTAGGACAAGATCCTTATTATAAAAAAAATCAAGCCGATGGTCTTTCCTTTTCTGTTCCTAAAGGTATTTCTTTTCCACCTTCATTAAAAAATATATTTATAGAAGTGAATAGTTGTTTTGAAAGGAAATTTTTTCCTTCTAGTGGATCTTTAATCGTTTGGGCAAAACAAGGGGTTTTATTACTTAACTCTATCTTAACAGTAAGAATGGGTATACCTGGATCTCATAAAAATAGGGGATGGGAAATCTTTACGGATCAAATAATCCGTATAATTTCCAATAAAAAAAAAATATTGTTTTTTTATTATGGGGAAAATATGCAAAAAAAAAAGAGTCTATAATTCATTCTTCTTCCAATAATCATTATCTTTTAAAGACTTCTCATCCATCTCCTATTTCTGCAAATCTTGGATTTTTTGGATCAAAACATTTCTTAAAAGCTAATCAATTTTTGATTAAAAAAGGGAAAGATCCTGTAATCTGGTGATTACATATGTATTGAATTATTTTCAAAACTCAATAATGCCGCTTCTTTGATAGATTCGCTAAAAGTTGGATGAGGATGACATATTCTATAAATATCCTCTGAAGAAGCACGGAATTCCATTGCTACAGTGGCTTCCATAATCATATCTGAGGCATGTTCCCCTATCATATGAACTCCTAGTATTTCATCCGTTTTTTTATGGGATAAAATTTTTACAAAACCTGATGTATGGCCACTTGCAAGTGCTATTCCTAATACTTTCATTGGAAAAATTCCTATATTATATTCTATTCCTTCTTTTTTTATTTCTTTTTCTGTTTTTCCAACGCTGGAAACTTCAGGATGAGTATAGATTACGGAAGGGACCAAGTTATAGTTTATTTTATTTGGTTTTTGTCCAGCTATGTGTTCTGAAGCGTATAATCCTTCTTCTTCTGCCTTATGTGCTAACATTTTTCCTCCTATTACATCTCCTATAGCATAGATATTATTTATAGAACTTTGTAAAAAATCATTAACCAGGATAAATCCTTTTTTATCTTTTTTTATACCTATATTTTCCAATCCAAGATTTTTAGTATAGGGATCTCTTCCTATTGATAGGAGACAATAATCCCCTATGTATTTCATTTTTTTTCCATTATTTTTATTTTTAACATGAACCATTACTTCTTTAGTATCTTCTAATGTTTCTATATTATTTATTAATAAGGAATTTTCTATTTGAATAGAAGATTTTTCCAAAATTTTTTGAATTTCCTTACTTAAGGAATGATCCATATTTGATATAATTTTATCCATAGTTTCAATAATAATCACCTGACTTCCTAATCTATGATAAATAGAACCTAATTCTAATCCAATAATTCCTCCTCCTATTACTATTAATTTTTTTGGTATTTCATTTAGAAAAAGGGCTTCTGTAGAGGAAATAATTCTTTTTTTTATATCAAAATTTAATGAAGGAAGACAGGTAGGTTTGGATCCTGTTGCTATAATACAATATTGAAATTGTATTTTTTTTATTTCTTTTAAAGATTTTTTATCTATGATAGATAAACTATGATTAGTCTTGAACGATGCTATTCCTTGATATAAATCAATTTTATTTTTTTTCATTAAATATTGAACCCCTTCATTTATTTTTTTTACTATATCGTTTTTTCTTTTCATCATTTTTTCGAAATCTAAGGATAATTTTTCGTAAAAAATTCCATGTAGATAGTGTTGTTTTTTCGCAAAAAGAAAATATTTGGAAGAATATAAAAGTGATTTGGAAGGAATGCATCCTACATTTAGACAGGTCCCACCTAATTTTTGATGTTTTTCTATAATAGCTGTCCGAAGACCGAGTTGACTTGAACGAATAGCAGAAATATAACCTCCTGGACCAGAACCTATAATAACAATATCGTAATTATTCATTATGAAATTTTTTATTTATGTAAAGAAGTTACATAAATAAACAAGTTAGAATAAATTACATATTTAATATATATGCAAAAATTAATGGAGCAACAATAGTTGCGTCTGATTCAATAATAAATTTAGGAGTATTTTTTTCTAATTTTCCCCAACTTATTTTTTCGTTAGGAATAGCTCCTGAATAGGATCCATAACTAGTAGTAGAATCAGAAATTTGACAAAAATAAGCCCAAAAAGGTGTATTTTTTAATCCTATATCTTGTGATAGCATAGGAACAACACAAATAGGAAAATCCCCAGATATTCCTCCGCCTATTTGGAAGAATCCTATTTTATTTTTTATAGATTCTTTTTGATACCATTTTGCTAAATAAATCATATATTCGATTCCATTTTTTACGATAAATGGAGAAAATAATTTTTTTATACAATATGAAGAAAAAAGATTTCCTATTGTACTATCTTCCCAACCTGGAACTACTATAGGTAAATTTTTTTTTGCTGCAGCTAAGACCCAACTATCTTTTGAATTAATATTGTAATAGGGTTCTAAAATATTTTCCAGTAATAATTGATAAATATATTCATGGGGGAAATATCTTTCGGCCTTTTCTTGAGCTCTTTTCCAAATCCTGAAAATAGGTTTTTGTAATTGTTTAAAAGCTTGTTCTTCTGGAATACAAGTGTCCGTAACACGGTTAAAACCTTTTTTTAAAAAAGATTTTTCTTCATCAGGAGTTAAATCCCTATAATTAAAAATTTTTTTATAATGTGTATGAGCTATTAAATTCATTATATCTTCTTCTAAATTAGCCCCAGTACAAGAAATAATATGAACTTTATCTTTTCGTATCATTTCAGCTAGAATTTTTCCTAATTCTGCAGTACTCATAGCTCCCGCTAATGTTATCATCATTTTTCCATTATTTTTAATATGATATTTATAGGCTTTAGCTGCTTCTGATAAAGATAGAGCGTTAAAATGAAGAAAATATTTTTCGATAAATGAAGTGATAGACTCTTTCATGATTTTTTTTATTTTATCTGGCTATTTGTACAGCTCTGGTTTCTCTAATTACTGTTACTTTTATTTGACCAGGATAAGTCATTTCTTTTTTTATTTTTTCTGTTATATCACAAGATAATTGAAAAGCTTTTTTATCATCTATTTTTTCGCTTTCTACTAAAACACGTAGTTCTCTACCTGCTTGTACAGCAAAAGCCTTATTAACTCCATAAAAACTGAAAGCTATATTTTCCAAGTTTTTTAATCTTTTTGAATAAGATTCAAAAGAATTTTTTCTTACTCCAGGACGTGCTCCACTAATAGAATCCGATACCTGTACAATGGGAGAAATGAGAGTTTTCATTTCTATTTCATCATGATGAGATCCTATAGCGTTACAAATTTCCACATTTTCTCCATATTTTTCAGCCCATTGCATTCCTAAAATAGCATGAGAAAGTTCAGATTCTTTTTCAGGAACTTTTCCAATATCGTGTAATAATCCTGCACGTTTTGCCAATTTTGAATTTAATCCTAATTCAGAAGCTAATATTCCGGATAAATGAGAAACTTCTCGAGAATGTTGTAAAAGATTTTGTCCATAAGAAGAACGGTATTTCATTCGTCCTATCATTCTAATTAATTCTGGATGTATAGAATGAATCCCTAAATCAATTATATTTTTTTTTCCTATTTCTATGATTTCTTCTTCAATTTGTTTTTCGGTTTTTGATACAATTTCTTCAATTCTTGCAGGATGTATACGACCATCTATTACCAATTTATGAAGAGCTAATCTAGCTACTTCTCTTCGTATAGGATTAAAACAAGATAAAAGAATTGCTTCTGGAGTATCATCTACAATAATTTCTACACCTGTTTCTTTTTCCAAAGATCTTATGTTTCTTCCTTCTCGTCCAATAATACGTCCTTTTACATCATCTGATTCTATGTTAAAAATAGATACAGAATTTTCAACTGCTTGTTCCGTCCCAATTCTTTGGATAGCTTGAATTATAATTTTTCTTGCTTGCATTTTAGCAGTTAATTGTGATTCTTCTATAATGTTTTGTATATGTGATTGTGCTTTTACTTTTGCTTCTTCTTTGAGTATTTCAATTAATTCATTTTTAGCTTCTTCAGAAGAATATTCGGATATTTCCTCAAGTAATTCTACTTGTTTCATATGAATATTGTTAAATTCTTCCTGTTTTTTTTGAATAATTTGAAATTTTTTTTCATAATCAAGCATTTTTTCTTCTAGGCGATTATTTCTTTTAAAATAAATTTCAATTTCTTTTGAAAGTCTATTTTCTTTTTCTTTTGTTTGATTTTCTATATTAATTATTTTTTTTTCTCTAAAATGAATGTCTTTTTCATATTTAGATTTAAGTTCTATAAATTTTTCTCTTGCTTGAAAAATTTTATTTTTTTTTATAGAATCTCCTTCTTTTTCTGCATTTTTTATAATCTTTTTTGCTTTAATATTAGCTTTTTCTAATAATTGAATATATTTTTTTAATATTGTTTTTTTTCCAAAAAAATAACATGTAATAATTCCAATCATGAACCCCATTAGGACCGAAAATCCAACATTTATTTTCATATTTACTTAATTTAAATAAAAATAAAATAGA contains the following coding sequences:
- the rpsU gene encoding 30S ribosomal protein S21, coding for MVLITTVREGESIDKALKKCKKKFDKTRILKDFREKQQYIKPSEGRRNEILRAIYRERMRLKREE
- a CDS encoding shikimate dehydrogenase family protein, with protein sequence MIKCSSFSKKKNHKYIFGLIGKGISYSFSKKFFLKKFKKESILKVTYEIFDIPNIEEVLSIFNNPYLKGCNITIPYKKSIISFITELMPEAKIIGSVNVVKIDKEKNRIGYNTDILGFELSFKKDINKLSYKNPKALILGTGGVSSSISFILNKLGIYHKYVSRKKNKDFFGYEEINQDLLENYKIIINCTPLGTYPKINLCPSLPYEYISSHHYLYDLVYNPPKTLFLKKGEEKGAMIRNGLEMFRIQAEESWKIWNS
- the ribD gene encoding bifunctional diaminohydroxyphosphoribosylaminopyrimidine deaminase/5-amino-6-(5-phosphoribosylamino)uracil reductase RibD — its product is MEYKKIFMYRAIQLAKNGLGMTSPNPMVGCVIERNGLILSEGWHYKVGMFHAEKNAINFVKDVSLLVDSTLYVTLEPCVHFGKTPPCVDLIIKNRIPRVVIGIKDPCDKVNGLGIKKLRECGIEVIENVLKNECRFLNKRFFTFYEKNRPYVILKWAQSYDGFMDDLIKKNSWISGVYSRQLSHKWRSEEDSILVGRKTVINDNPKLDVRKWFGNNPIRIVLDRNLSISDSYFVLDRTKYTIIFTEKKKENRRNTEFVQISFDKRVIKNILNYLHKKKILSLIVEGGKMTLESFIKEKVWDESRIFICNIFLKNGLEAPIISGKILRKKYIEKDKLVIKIPF
- a CDS encoding 4Fe-4S binding protein — its product is MSIKITEECINCGACELECPNHAIYEGGKKWRISDGTSKEKTKPKNPKKKDIYFIVSEKCTECVGFYEEPQCAIICPVNCCVLDENHLESKDNLLKKKNFLHDGVHRKF
- the lpdA gene encoding dihydrolipoyl dehydrogenase; this translates as MNNYDIVIIGSGPGGYISAIRSSQLGLRTAIIEKHQKLGGTCLNVGCIPSKSLLYSSKYFLFAKKQHYLHGIFYEKLSLDFEKMMKRKNDIVKKINEGVQYLMKKNKIDLYQGIASFKTNHSLSIIDKKSLKEIKKIQFQYCIIATGSKPTCLPSLNFDIKKRIISSTEALFLNEIPKKLIVIGGGIIGLELGSIYHRLGSQVIIIETMDKIISNMDHSLSKEIQKILEKSSIQIENSLLINNIETLEDTKEVMVHVKNKNNGKKMKYIGDYCLLSIGRDPYTKNLGLENIGIKKDKKGFILVNDFLQSSINNIYAIGDVIGGKMLAHKAEEEGLYASEHIAGQKPNKINYNLVPSVIYTHPEVSSVGKTEKEIKKEGIEYNIGIFPMKVLGIALASGHTSGFVKILSHKKTDEILGVHMIGEHASDMIMEATVAMEFRASSEDIYRICHPHPTFSESIKEAALLSFENNSIHM
- a CDS encoding deoxyhypusine synthase family protein; this encodes MKESITSFIEKYFLHFNALSLSEAAKAYKYHIKNNGKMMITLAGAMSTAELGKILAEMIRKDKVHIISCTGANLEEDIMNLIAHTHYKKIFNYRDLTPDEEKSFLKKGFNRVTDTCIPEEQAFKQLQKPIFRIWKRAQEKAERYFPHEYIYQLLLENILEPYYNINSKDSWVLAAAKKNLPIVVPGWEDSTIGNLFSSYCIKKLFSPFIVKNGIEYMIYLAKWYQKESIKNKIGFFQIGGGISGDFPICVVPMLSQDIGLKNTPFWAYFCQISDSTTSYGSYSGAIPNEKISWGKLEKNTPKFIIESDATIVAPLIFAYILNM
- the rny gene encoding ribonuclease Y, encoding MKINVGFSVLMGFMIGIITCYFFGKKTILKKYIQLLEKANIKAKKIIKNAEKEGDSIKKNKIFQAREKFIELKSKYEKDIHFREKKIINIENQTKEKENRLSKEIEIYFKRNNRLEEKMLDYEKKFQIIQKKQEEFNNIHMKQVELLEEISEYSSEEAKNELIEILKEEAKVKAQSHIQNIIEESQLTAKMQARKIIIQAIQRIGTEQAVENSVSIFNIESDDVKGRIIGREGRNIRSLEKETGVEIIVDDTPEAILLSCFNPIRREVARLALHKLVIDGRIHPARIEEIVSKTEKQIEEEIIEIGKKNIIDLGIHSIHPELIRMIGRMKYRSSYGQNLLQHSREVSHLSGILASELGLNSKLAKRAGLLHDIGKVPEKESELSHAILGMQWAEKYGENVEICNAIGSHHDEIEMKTLISPIVQVSDSISGARPGVRKNSFESYSKRLKNLENIAFSFYGVNKAFAVQAGRELRVLVESEKIDDKKAFQLSCDITEKIKKEMTYPGQIKVTVIRETRAVQIAR